GACCGTGAGGAAATCTGGTGTTCAATTTGAGAATCCAGTAGACCTCACGGTCCAAGATTTTTTTGTTTGAGATTGCCCCCTCTTGGGGACAGCCTCACCCTCTCAATACCTTGCAGTTGTAAGGAGGATGTATTTCCTCCGTGGACTTCAGCGATATGTTTGGAAACCATAGACACATGCAGTGTCTGAAAATGACCTATGTCAGATAGGTGCTTCCGTATCCTTACCTTCAAAGGATTTGTGGTGCATCCTATATATTGAAGGTTGCAGTCATGGCATGTGAAAAGGTAGATTACCCCCGATGTGCTGCAGTTAATATACTGTTTAATGACAAAGCTGTCCTTATTACTACAAGAAACAAATGTATTAGAGTTATGTATATAACTGCAGCACACACATCTATTGGCACAACATTTGTAAGAGCCCGTATGTTTGAGCCAGGTTGGTTTCTTAGTAGGACCATCAGTAAACAGACTAGGTGACAACATCTGACCGAGGGTAGGGGCCCTGCGTGATACACACATGTATCCCGATTCAAGGGCTTCCCTCACCCCGGGATCGGTATGCAAAATTGGCATGTGTTTATCAATGATTTTCTGAACCGATCGAAATTCCGTACTGTAGTACTGGGTAGAAAAGATTATAGGTTTAGAAGTCTCATCGGATAAGGATTTAGTATTTTGAGTTTTGATCAATTCATTACGATTCTTTTCAGCTGCTATCTTGATAGCTCTCATAATCGTCAGGTTCGGGTATCCGCGCTGCCGCAAGCGGTTGCCAACGGCAACCGCTTCCCTAGAAAAATCAGGCTCGAGGGAGCAATTACGGCATGCCCGGATCATTTCCCCGACTGGAAGATTTTTGACGACATGAGGGGGGTGACAGGAGGTAGCGTGGAGAATAGAATTTACAGAGGTCTTTTTTCTAAATGTTGTAGATATAACCCTGTAACTACCCCTGTCACCCCGCAAATGTAAATCAAGAAAATCAAATTCATCATGATGGTAACTGCCCGTGAATCTGTGATTGAGATCATTGGAATTGAGAAATTCCATGAACCCCGGTACGGCCGCCACATCGGACCCCCAAATAAATAGGAGGTCGTTGATGTAGCTGCCATACCACAGCAGATGTTCGCTGTAGGGGTTGCAGGGGGCGAAAAGaatctccctctcccaccaacacatatatatgttggcgagagagggggagaatttCGCCCCCATCGAAGCTCCTGTGACCTGGAGGAAAAAGGAattgttaaacataaaaaaaattgtggctcAGCAAATACTCAACCACTACCAAAATATATTCACATAATTCCTCAGGGTAACGGGAGTAAATTCTCAAAAACCACGAAAGGGCAACAAGTGCCCTGTCGTGGGAGATGGCAGAACATAAGGATGTGACATCCGCCGACACCCAACAATGTGACTCTCCCCACGTAACCCCATGCATCATATCTAGCAGGTGTTTAGTGTCCTTAATGTGGCCCGGATGTGTGGAATAAGGGGTTGAAGGAGTGAGTCCACCCAGGCGCATAGCCGCTCATTTAATGAGGAAATGCCAGCGACTATGGGCCTGAGTGGAGGAGGAAACACCACCTTAAGTACTTTAGGAAGGGAATGAAATATGGGGATGACCGGGTTGTCAATGATAAGATACTTAGCaacctgtaggtccatacggttaaaatgataccctacttgtataggtttgattttgtatcacttcagaaaaaaacagaggaagttattttctttttgaatttcttttctatctgaccacagtgctctctgctgacacctctgtccatgtcaggaactgtccagagttggagcaaatccccatagcaaacctctctggtctggacagttcctgacatggacagaggtgtcagatctATAGCCTGTCTTTGAGCTCTGCAGGCAATTCTTTCTGGCTTGGTTTTGCTCTGCTACGCATTAAATGTCAGCTGTAAGACTTTATATAGACAGGGTCTatccaaatcatgtccaatcacctgaatttaccacaggtgactccaatcaagatgTAGAAACATGTCAGAGATGTTCATAAAAATGGGAGGCCCCAGAACTAAacttcaagtgtcatagcaacaTAATTGTTTCTTTCTAAAAAATATTCCACATTCTCATTAtgaggtattgagtgcagaatgataggCAAAAACACTGTtctgtatgatggcttattttttgcgtcactaattctactttgtaatgacattagtcatgttacccaaaaatctacggtgaaacaggaaaaaaaaatcaatgtgcgacaaaattgatgaaaaaacactatttgtaagttttgggggcttccgtttttacgcagtacatttttctgcaaaaattacaccttatctttattctgtagatccatacggttaaaatgataccctacttatataggtttgattttgtatcacttcagaaaaaaatcatgaatacatgcaggaaaatgtatacgtttaaaaatctgTGTTCAgagcgctatgagggctcattttttgcgctgtgatctgaagttttgaacttttttgtggcataaaaagtgatcaaaaatgagctattttggatttttgaatatttttgcgcgtacgccattgaatgtgcggtttaaaaagcggcatatttttataatttggacatttctgcacgcggcgataccacatttgtttatttttatttacactttttttttattcttggaaatgcgggataattcaaagggttaatgattttttttacacttttcttatgcaattgcataacattgcattaactgatcttttacactgattgatgcatccataggaatggatcaatcagtgttttcggcgattgaatgctcaagcctggatctcaggcttgaagcgttcattcggcgatcggacagcgctggagaaggtaagaagacctccccCTGTGCtacagttgttcgggatgccgcgattataccgcggcgatcccgaacagcttcccgaactttcgtttttagccgcacggctcagctttgagcgcgcgtataaagggttaatagcgcggcaccgcgatcagtgccgcgctattagcggcggtcccggcttcactaggacgccgggcccgcctcgatatgatgcggggtcaccgtgtgaccccgcgttatatcgcaggaccgggacccaggacgtacccatacatcctgggtccttaagaggttaaagagtagctgtcaccaaataaacttttttaaactaactcaggctattttCCCTAACTattctcctaacacccctcccacccttaaaaaaaatttcagagctttaaaaagctgtgtatctttcctttcatcttgctcacatagtgcaatctcccagcaagaGAAAGTggccatttcccagcaggcacgacatcactgaagcctgctgggggacccctTCAGCCCTCACATTGTTGAAGCACTGTGATGAATAAaatacctcaggctctgtgcagctttcagtgaggttctatgcatgtttcagtgaggctctgtgcagctttcagtgaggctctgaggagctgtcaatcaagctcagtgcagccagaagcacttcctgagtttggtctcctgccaggccgggaggagaccaaactcattgtattaattgcagcaggaaacagaacagagccacctagtggccattttttctattacattttaaacatgtaTGTTGAtaatttaaaagcaagtgaacggGAAAGTGTCTgcaaattacacaaggaacacaatattaaaagttttatttggtgagagttactctttaaatgggcaatgtcagatccaaaaatgttttacattttgttaatgatgaaaatgaaaaaccttttgtaatatggttgtttaaattttgttgaatatttaataaagaaaactgcccctgaaaatcccaccactaggggtccctatacctactgggacactacccAGTcctgcatcagcttgtccatgagtcatgcaCAAtagatgagtcatggacaaggctgcatgagcagacacaccaatcacctctcaccaccacaagggagggacacgcccactTCCCCGGAGAAGATTTCTAACACTgatctaatgaaaagagggatttatataataaatataggtgacagTAGCTAATtcagaccatgtacatctaatttttatgcctctgagttagatattaatatatattttttgtgtgatctgacaggtacactttaacataaCGCAATGTGAAAATAGTGAAAGtgtctgaagattttctgaatgcattgatatatatacacacacacagatttttttctcttctgtAAACTCCTCTGGATCCAAGGATACTAAAGCAAAAACTGCATAATTACATTAAGAAGTAGATTATGAACAAACACACATAAGGATCTTTTGTCCATGCAACCTCCACAATATTATAGTTAGACACAGCTAATTTACCTTTCCTGAAAATATTTTGCGTGTTTCAGACAGGGTCTCGGGAGCCATGAATGCTGGTGTACCCACTGTGTTAGACAAAAAAGCATCTGTTCCCTCAAACTGGTTACTGACTCCAAAGTCAGCAATCTTAATGTGACCATCTTCACCCACTAAAAGGTTGGAGGGTTTAACATCACGATGTATGATTTTCTGATAATGTActgcaagataaaaaaaatatatatataaaaatgtcactgtatatgtaaaataatgttttttataTACATGTAGAAGAAGAAAATAAGACGGCACTGCACTATTCAGCCATTAACAGTTGACCAGGTATGGAGTGTTAGTAGCCTGCACCAGTCTTCTATCCTGTATAGAGTCGGTGGTGGTGCTAGGATGTAACAAGATATATATCAATGTACGGGATATGAAGAAAAACTGAAAATCATCCGCACTCACCATTAAGTATACGACAATGCTCCTAAGACCGTGGCTGACCGAGGAAACGGGCTGCCGAGATGGACGGCGCTCAGAGCCTCTGAGCGCCGTCCATCTCTGCAGCCCGTATCCTCGGTCAGCCCCGATATTAGGAGCATTGTCGTATACTTAATGGTGAGTGTGGATGATTTTCAGTTTTTCTTCATATCCCGTATAATGGTTTTTATCAATTAAAATAAGGTATATTCTAATCTGGTTCATATTACCTGAATAAATTACATATATCTATTAAATTTATGATCGGAACTATCACAGGGATAATAAAATGTCACatttaaaaaatgcaacattgaaaTGTCCATGTATCTAAGGTTCTACTCACATAATGTTATAAAGCATCTCCAAAATGTTCCTACCAAAGGCTTTAATGTGACCCACTGTATAGTATAAAGATTGAGATCACTTACATTCTTGACACGTCTCTGCTCTGCCTGAGCCATTTTCAAAATTGCATGTTTAAGAAAGGCTCAGGTAGAATGGAAATGTGACGCAAATACATAGGTTGTCTATGAAGGctatggggggaagggggggatatatcaaaaccggtgtagaggaaacgttgaccaagcagatttcttctttaatttagaaaaacacctctgaaaaatgaaagaagcaatctccaCTTTTTCTGCCCAAGTTTTGATAAAGCTCTCCCATATTGTCTTGGTGAATAAACCAagaagtgttatagccccccttaaCTGCTCTTCTCCTTTCGCTTTCTTTTTTTCAGGTTCTTCTGGCCCATTTGGCGGTCTGTCTGCTAGGCATGAGTGACCTaaacttatttaaccccttaaagactcagcgtttttcagtttttgcattttcgttttttcctccttaccttttcaaaattataaccctttcaatttgccacctaaaaatccatattatggcttatttttttgcgccaccaattctactttgcagtgacattagtcattttacccaaaaatccacggcaaaacggaaaaaaaaatcatt
Above is a genomic segment from Hyla sarda isolate aHylSar1 chromosome 1, aHylSar1.hap1, whole genome shotgun sequence containing:
- the LOC130284359 gene encoding uncharacterized protein LOC130284359; the protein is MFNNSFFLQVTGASMGAKFSPSLANIYMCWWEREILFAPCNPYSEHLLWYGSYINDLLFIWGSDVAAVPGFMEFLNSNDLNHRFTGSYHHDEFDFLDLHLRGDRGSYRVISTTFRKKTSVNSILHATSCHPPHVVKNLPVGEMIRACRNCSLEPDFSREAVAVGNRLRQRGYPNLTIMRAIKIAAEKNRNELIKTQNTKSLSDETSKPIIFSTQYYSTEFRSVQKIIDKHMPILHTDPGVREALESGYMCVSRRAPTLGQMLSPSLFTDGPTKKPTWLKHTGSYKCCANRCVCCSYIHNSNTFVSCSNKDSFVIKQYINCSTSGVIYLFTCHDCNLQYIGCTTNPLKITFPESSAGRIFFSHLPAGAESTCTACEGELIRTLLTSSVVCSS